The following are encoded in a window of Brettanomyces bruxellensis chromosome 9, complete sequence genomic DNA:
- a CDS encoding uncharacterized protein (BUSCO:EOG092634ZL), with amino-acid sequence MSSPNKRDISKVKAEVKSEELVSKRRHLNPVEIVADDDLIDKALSQRLNNNNNNNDQYGQKSRVSSQISMQDESGESVSSSSDSDSDSDSSSSTDTESDASKGDTESTDDPIRREFSEKERFLLQSKYRDLDEELLKQRTKIALEGGVQIVTKSLAKADDLFAQTKSGVQTNIVAKDSSTLREIGYQARVATKSLRLGRSEKLLDFKEFSSKFKDKFESDDGIVSERSDLIRVNWLELGCMFNRFSNRAATCEFLLGPLELSKKQRQVRKRVADDSRSKITKTANEKEAQEIANREKMDLTTKNSENLFKQLRTRNFEKVPFFNFFIDPVSFGRSVENLFYTSFLINHDKVILSRDENSGLLYIQQASNNTLQNHPRFITKDDSKSHIIFDLDYNTWKRIVEIYEIKEAFLKAA; translated from the coding sequence ATGAGTTCACCTAACAAAAGGGATATTTCGAAAGTTAAAGCTGAAGTTAAATCTGAAGAGTTAGTATCAAAAAGGCGTCATCTTAATCCAGTTGAGATTGTGGCTGATGACGATTTGATTGACAAAGCTCTTTCACAAAGgttaaataataataataataataatgatcAGTACGGACAGAAGAGTAGGGTGAGCTCGCAAATATCCATGCAAGATGAATCTGGGGAATCAGTTTCAAGTTCAAGCGATAGTGACTCAGATAGCGATTCGTCGAGCTCAACCGACACAGAAAGTGATGCTTCCAAGGGTGATACAGAATCCACAGATGATCCTATAAGGCGAGAATTTAGCGAGAAAGAACGTTTCCTCTTACAGTCAAAGTACAGGGATTTAGACGAAGAGCTCTTAAAGCAGAGAACAAAGATTGCTCTTGAAGGAGGTGTTCAAATAGTCACAAAATCGTTAGCAAAGGCCGATGATTTATTTGCTCAAACAAAGTCAGGAGTGCAGACAAATATAGTGGCGAAGGATTCATCGACTTTAAGAGAAATCGGTTATCAAGCAAGAGTGGCTACAAAAAGTTTACGACTTGGACGATCCGAAAAGCTTTTGGACTTCAAAGAGTTCAGCAGTAAGTTTAAGGATAAATTCGAGTCAGACGATGGTATCGTTAGCGAACGTTCTGACTTGATTCGTGTAAACTGGTTAGAACTTGGATGTATGTTCAACAGATTTTCAAATCGTGCAGCAACTTGCGAGTTTTTATTGGGACCTTTGGAATTGTCAAAGAAGCAAAGACAAGTAAGAAAGAGGGTTGCCGATGATTCAAGGAGTAAAATCACAAAGACTGCCAATGAAAAAGAGGCCCAAGAAATTGCTAATCGTGAAAAGATGGATTTGACTACCAAGAACTCGGAAAACTTATTCAAGCAGCTTCGGACTCgtaattttgaaaaagtgcctttcttcaacttttttattgatCCTGTGTCATTTGGGCGGTCTGTCGAAAATCTCTTTTACACGAGTTTTCTTATAAATCATGATAAAGTTATATTATCGAGGGATGAAAACAGTGGACTGCTGTACATTCAACAGGCAAGTAATAACACATTACAGAATCATCCTAGATTTATCACCAAAGATGATTCCAAGTCGCATATAATATTTGATCTTGATTATAACACATGGAAGCGAATCGTCGAAATTTACGAAATCAAGGAGGCATTTCTGAAGGCGGCTtaa
- a CDS encoding uncharacterized protein (BUSCO:EOG092624RX): MSFNSFRSLFQRYSGKQFAQFTRNMSQTAKKHFPKPVARAGVSGGALLALGILGVGAYSLDARSAINEYVWCPLFRWCTTAEQGHHLGIALLKYGIFPRAFGDHDDPILRVDLFGRTLANPIGMAAGFDKQAEAMDALYDLGFGIVEVGTITPEPQFGNPRPRFFRLNADETVINRYGLNSDGRLTILSRLRVRLEKYLKKSNACKTNNSFREGKSLFVNIGKNRNGDTIDDYLVGVDTFAPYADALVLNVSCPSAPGVRDLQEKDVLLELLTKVREERDKVGANVIDPARKPPIIVKVAPDLSEKEIADIADVAKKSKIDGILMSNTTTARPASLITKGPVVQEKGGLSGRAMRDISLKAFRTLRKYTKDSDLVLIGCGGIFTGKDAIAFAKAGASAIELYTSFAYRGPGIPDKIKDEIVQELKKEGKTWMEIVGSDDEKN; the protein is encoded by the coding sequence ATGTCTTTCAACAGCTTCCGTTCGTTGTTCCAGCGTTACTCTGGTAAACAGTTTGCACAGTTCACCAGAAATATGTCACAAACTGCAAAGAAGCATTTTCCAAAGCCTGTTGCTCGTGCAGGCGTCTCTGGAGGTGCTTTGTTAGCCCTTGGTATTCTTGGTGTCGGAGCATACTCATTGGATGCACGTTCTGCAATAAACGAGTATGTCTGGTGCCCTCTCTTCAGATGGTGCACTACTGCTGAGCAGGGACATCATTTGGGAATTGCTTTGCTTAAGTACGGAATCTTTCCACGTGCTTTTGGTGACCACGATGATCCAATTCTTCGTGTTGATCTTTTTGGAAGAACATTGGCTAATCCTATCGGTATGGCTGCCGGTTTTGACAAGCAGGCTGAGGCCATGGATGCCCTTTACGATCTTGGCTTTGGTATTGTTGAAGTGGGAACTATTACCCCTGAGCCCCAGTTTGGTAACCCAAGGCCACGTTTCTTCAGACTTAACGCTGATGAAACTGTGATCAACAGATACGGTTTGAACTCTGATGGTAGACTAACTATTCTTTCCAGGCTTAGAGTTCGTCTAGaaaagtatttgaagaagtctAATGCATGCAAGACCAATAACTCGTTCAGAGAGGGTAAATCTTTGTTTGTTAACATTGGTAAGAACAGAAATGGTGACACTATCGATGATTATCTAGTTGGTGTTGACACCTTTGCTCCTTATGCCGATGCCCTTGTTCTTAATGTTTCTTGCCCAAGTGCTCCAGGTGTTCGTGATCTCCAGGAAAAGGATGTTCTTTTGGAGTTGCTTACAAAAGTTCGTGAGGAGAGAGATAAGGTTGGTGCAAATGTGATTGATCCAGCAAGAAAACCTCCTATCATTGTCAAGGTTGCTCCAGATCTATCCGAAAAAGAGATTGCAGACATTGCCGATGTTGCAAAGAAATCTAAGATTGACGGTATCCTCATGTCAAACACTACTACTGCTAGACCAGCTTCTTTGATCACCAAGGGACCTGTTGTTCAGGAGAAGGGTGGATTGTCTGGACGTGCAATGAGAGATATTTCCTTGAAGGCTTTCCGTACTTTGAGAAAATACACAAAGGACTCCGATTTGGTTTTGATCGGATGTGGTGGTATTTTCACAGGTAAGGATGCTATTGCATTCGCCAAAGCTGGTGCAAGTGCAATCGAGTTGTACACTTCGTTTGCTTACAGAGGACCAGGAATCCCAGACAAGATCAAAGATGAGATTGTTCAggaattgaaaaaagagggaAAAACCTGGATGGAAATTGTCGGTTCAGATGACGAGAAGAATTAG
- a CDS encoding uncharacterized protein (BUSCO:EOG09261UMG) translates to MVNTKGINKKKNEFSRKKRHRTGRLGSKLRELDEEHKSALKSAESTKALLTEDAGYMEAEGMERTYKFSQDDIIKEVDASTARKRFRLKLDQYGPYTLEYARNGRELLIGGRKGHVAAFDWQLGKLDCELFLNETVHAVQFLHNDQYFAVAQKKYTFIYDKTGMELHRLQQHIDCTLLDFLPYHMLLVTAGNTSHLKYHDVSTGELVADLRTKLGPTQSMRKNPWNAVMHLGHGNGQVTLWAPSMPTPLVKIQACRGPVRALAVSRDGRYMAVSGADKTLKIWDIRKYDVVGSYYTPTQANTLDLSDTGLLSVGWGPHVTIWKDVLKENQKSPYMNHNISGSQVQTTRFVPFEDVLGCGHKNGIESLIIPGAGEANFDALEINPYETAKQRQESEVRGLLNKLQPDMIALDPESIGNVNKRKVQKRLTPADLAALRTERKNESIHLDKVDKMIQPHIKGKNSALRRMKRKQRNNLITERSRRVEKALEKEKDLRKRKAEKTDHLEQESDPTAKALSRFA, encoded by the coding sequence ATGGTTAATACTAAAGGAAttaataagaagaagaatgagtTCAGTCGGAAGAAGCGTCATAGAACAGGAAGATTGGGTTCAAAACTGCGGGAACTAGATGAAGAGCACAAAAGTGCGTTAAAATCGGCAGAGAGTACCAAAGCACTTTTGACAGAAGATGCAGGTTATATGGAAGCAGAAGGGATGGAAAGAACATACAAATTTAGTCAAGATGATATAATAAAGGAGGTTGATGCATCAACCGCAAGAAAGCGGTTTAGGTTAAAATTGGATCAGTATGGACCGTACACTTTAGAATACGCgagaaatggaagagaATTATTAATAGGAGGTAGAAAGGGACACGTTGCTGCCTTTGATTGGCAACTTGGAAAGCTTGATTGTGAACTTTTCTTAAATGAAACTGTCCATGCTGTGCAATTCTTACATAATGATCAATACTTCGCAGTTGCCCAGAAGAAGTACACCTTTATCTATGATAAGACAGGGATGGAGCTCCATCGTCTTCAACAACATATTGATTGCACGCTTCTCGACTTTCTTCCCTATCATATGTTGTTGGTCACTGCCGGAAATACCAGCCACTTAAAATATCATGATGTTTCCACTGGTGAACTTGTGGCTGATCTTAGAACAAAGTTGGGACCCACACAGTCTATGAGAAAGAATCCTTGGAATGCTGTCATGCATTTGGGTCACGGAAATGGACAGGTCACTCTCTGGGCACCGAGTATGCCCACTCCGTTAGTTAAAATTCAGGCATGTCGTGGACCTGTCAGAGCTTTGGCAGTTAGCAGGGATGGAAGATATATGGCAGTTAGTGGTGCGGATAAAACGTTGAAGATATGGGATATACGTAAATACGATGTTGTTGGTTCATATTATACACCAACTCAAGCTAATACATTAGATTTATCAGATACCGGCTTACTTTCAGTCGGATGGGGACCCCATGTCACCATCTGGAAAGATGTGTTGAAGGAAAATCAGAAATCGCCATACATGAATCATAATATTTCAGGCTCACAAGTGCAGACTACAAGATTTGTGCCGTTCGAAGATGTTCTTGGGTGCGGCCATAAAAATGGAATAGAATCGTTGATAATTCCTGGAGCAGGTGAAGCCAACTTTGATGCTCTCGAAATCAACCCATACGAAACTGCAAAGCAAAGACAGGAATCCGAGGTTAGAGGATTATTGAACAAACTTCAACCAGATATGATTGCGTTAGATCCGGAGTCAATAGGTAACGTCAACAAGAGAAAGGTCCAGAAACGTTTAACACCTGCAGACCTTGCCGCTTTACGTACCGAAAGAAAAAACGAGTCCATCCATCTTGACAAAGTCGACAAAATGATTCAGCCTCAtattaaaggaaagaatTCTGCTTTACGAAgaatgaagagaaagcagagaaataatttgaTAACAGAAAGATCAAGGCGTGTTGAGAAGGCtttggagaaagaaaaagatctCAGAAAACgcaaagcagaaaagacTGATCATCTTGAACAAGAATCAGACCCTACGGCAAAGGCATTATCCAGGTTTGCTTAG